In Mycobacterium tuberculosis H37Rv, a single window of DNA contains:
- the rpsJ gene encoding 30S ribosomal protein S10, whose translation MAGQKIRIRLKAYDHEAIDASARKIVETVVRTGASVVGPVPLPTEKNVYCVIRSPHKYKDSREHFEMRTHKRLIDIIDPTPKTVDALMRIDLPASVDVNIQ comes from the coding sequence GTGGCGGGACAGAAGATCCGCATCAGGCTGAAGGCCTACGACCATGAGGCCATTGACGCTTCGGCGCGCAAGATCGTCGAAACCGTCGTCCGCACCGGTGCCAGCGTCGTAGGGCCGGTGCCGCTACCGACTGAGAAGAACGTGTATTGCGTCATCCGCTCACCGCATAAGTACAAGGACTCGCGGGAGCACTTCGAGATGCGCACACACAAGCGGTTGATCGACATCATCGATCCCACGCCGAAGACCGTTGACGCGCTCATGCGCATCGACCTTCCGGCCAGCGTCGACGTCAACATCCAGTAG
- the rpsC gene encoding 30S ribosomal protein S3, whose translation MGQKINPHGFRLGITTDWKSRWYADKQYAEYVKEDVAIRRLLSSGLERAGIADVEIERTRDRVRVDIHTARPGIVIGRRGTEADRIRADLEKLTGKQVQLNILEVKNPESQAQLVAQGVAEQLSNRVAFRRAMRKAIQSAMRQPNVKGIRVQCSGRLGGAEMSRSEFYREGRVPLHTLRADIDYGLYEAKTTFGRIGVKVWIYKGDIVGGKRELAAAAPAGADRPRRERPSGTRPRRSGASGTTATGTDAGRAAGGEEAAPDAAAPVEAQSTES comes from the coding sequence GTGGGCCAAAAGATCAATCCGCATGGCTTCCGGCTGGGCATCACCACCGACTGGAAGTCGCGCTGGTATGCCGACAAGCAGTATGCCGAGTACGTCAAGGAGGACGTGGCGATCCGCCGGCTGCTGTCCAGTGGCCTAGAGCGTGCTGGGATCGCCGATGTAGAGATCGAGCGGACCCGCGACCGGGTCCGGGTGGACATTCACACCGCGCGTCCGGGCATCGTCATTGGTCGGCGTGGGACCGAGGCCGACCGGATTCGTGCCGACCTGGAAAAGCTGACCGGCAAGCAGGTCCAGCTCAACATCCTGGAGGTCAAAAACCCGGAGTCGCAAGCGCAATTAGTGGCCCAGGGGGTAGCCGAGCAGTTGAGCAACCGGGTGGCGTTCCGCCGCGCAATGCGCAAGGCGATCCAGTCGGCGATGCGTCAGCCCAACGTCAAGGGAATCCGGGTGCAGTGCTCGGGCCGCCTCGGCGGCGCGGAAATGAGCCGCTCGGAGTTCTACCGCGAGGGCCGCGTCCCGCTGCACACCTTGCGGGCAGATATCGACTACGGCCTATACGAGGCCAAGACCACCTTCGGCCGGATCGGTGTGAAGGTGTGGATCTACAAGGGTGACATCGTGGGCGGCAAACGTGAATTGGCTGCCGCCGCGCCAGCGGGCGCCGACCGTCCGCGCCGTGAGCGGCCGTCGGGCACGCGCCCCCGTCGCAGCGGTGCTTCGGGCACCACGGCGACCGGTACCGACGCGGGTCGGGCCGCGGGTGGCGAAGAGGCCGCGCCTGACGCCGCAGCGCCCGTTGAAGCGCAGAGCACGGAGAGCTGA
- a CDS encoding dehydrogenase, translating to MTAAVRHSDVLVVGAGSAGSVVAERLSMDSSCVVTVLEAGPGLADPGLLAQTANGLQLPIGAGSPLVERYRTRLTDRPVRHLPIVRGATVGGSGAINGGYFCRGLPSDFDRASIPGWAWSDVLEHFRAIETDLDFETPVHGRSGPIPVRRTHEMTGITESFMAAAEDAGFAWIADLNDVGPEMPSGVGAVPLNIVNGVRTSSAVGYLMPALGRPNLTLLARTRAVRLRFSATTAVGVDAIGPGGPVSLSADRIVLCAGAIQSAHLLMLSGVGEEEVLRSAGVKVLMALPVGMGCSDHPEWVMPTNWAVAVDRPVLEVLLSTHDGIEIRPYTGGFVAMTGDGTAGHRDWPHIGVALMQPRARGRITLVSSDPQIPVRIEHRYDSEPADVAALRQGSALAHELCGAATRIGPAVWATSQHLCGSAPMGTDDDPRAVVDPRCRVRGIENLWVIDGSVLPSITSRGPHATIVMLGHRAAEFVQ from the coding sequence GTGACTGCGGCGGTCCGGCATAGCGATGTGCTGGTCGTCGGTGCTGGAAGTGCTGGATCGGTTGTTGCCGAGCGTCTTTCCATGGACTCGAGCTGTGTGGTGACCGTGCTTGAGGCTGGCCCCGGGCTGGCCGATCCGGGGTTGCTGGCTCAGACGGCCAATGGGTTGCAACTGCCGATCGGAGCTGGCAGCCCTCTGGTTGAGCGTTATCGGACGCGGCTCACCGATCGACCGGTTCGCCACTTGCCGATCGTGCGGGGTGCGACGGTCGGCGGTTCCGGCGCAATCAACGGCGGCTATTTCTGCCGCGGACTGCCCAGCGATTTCGACCGTGCCTCGATACCAGGCTGGGCATGGTCTGACGTTCTGGAGCACTTCCGGGCTATCGAGACAGATCTGGATTTCGAGACGCCTGTGCATGGCCGTAGTGGCCCCATCCCAGTTCGCCGCACACACGAAATGACTGGCATCACTGAAAGTTTCATGGCTGCCGCAGAGGACGCAGGGTTCGCTTGGATCGCTGACCTCAACGATGTTGGGCCGGAAATGCCTTCGGGTGTAGGCGCGGTCCCGCTCAACATCGTTAACGGCGTACGCACCAGCTCGGCGGTCGGCTATCTGATGCCCGCGCTGGGACGGCCGAATCTGACACTGCTGGCCCGGACGCGGGCGGTGCGGTTGCGCTTTTCCGCCACCACCGCGGTGGGTGTCGACGCGATCGGCCCAGGAGGCCCGGTAAGCCTGAGCGCTGACCGAATCGTATTGTGCGCCGGAGCGATTCAGTCAGCTCATCTGTTGATGCTCTCGGGCGTCGGCGAGGAGGAGGTGTTGCGATCCGCCGGTGTGAAGGTGCTTATGGCGTTGCCGGTTGGCATGGGCTGCAGTGACCACCCGGAATGGGTGATGCCGACCAACTGGGCGGTGGCTGTCGATCGGCCGGTGTTAGAGGTGCTGCTGAGCACTCATGACGGCATCGAAATAAGGCCGTACACAGGCGGCTTCGTTGCGATGACCGGCGACGGTACAGCCGGGCATCGCGATTGGCCGCATATCGGGGTGGCGCTCATGCAGCCGCGGGCACGCGGACGCATCACGTTGGTCTCGAGTGATCCCCAGATACCAGTCCGCATCGAGCACCGATACGACAGTGAACCTGCCGATGTCGCGGCCCTGCGCCAGGGTAGCGCATTGGCCCACGAATTATGCGGTGCGGCAACGCGCATCGGTCCAGCCGTATGGGCGACATCGCAGCATCTGTGTGGTAGTGCCCCAATGGGCACCGACGATGACCCACGAGCCGTCGTCGACCCGAGGTGTCGGGTCCGCGGCATCGAAAACCTATGGGTGATAGACGGATCTGTCCTTCCGTCGATCACCAGTCGCGGTCCACACGCAACGATCGTAATGCTGGGCCACCGCGCGGCCGAATTTGTTCAGTGA
- the rplV gene encoding 50S ribosomal protein L22 produces MTAATKATEYPSAVAKARFVRVSPRKARRVIDLVRGRSVSDALDILRWAPQAASGPVAKVIASAAANAQNNGGLDPATLVVATVYADQGPTAKRIRPRAQGRAFRIRRRTSHITVVVESRPAKDQRSAKSSRARRTEASKAASKVGATAPAKKAAAKAPAKKAPASSGVKKTPAKKAPAKKAPAKASETSAAKGGSD; encoded by the coding sequence ATGACTGCGGCTACTAAGGCTACCGAGTATCCCTCGGCGGTCGCCAAGGCCCGATTTGTGCGGGTGTCGCCAAGAAAGGCGCGCCGGGTGATCGATCTGGTGCGTGGCAGGTCGGTGTCAGACGCGCTCGACATCCTGCGCTGGGCGCCGCAGGCCGCCAGCGGTCCGGTGGCCAAAGTGATCGCCAGTGCGGCGGCCAACGCGCAAAACAACGGCGGGCTGGACCCGGCAACCTTGGTGGTGGCCACCGTGTACGCCGACCAGGGACCGACCGCCAAGCGCATCCGTCCGCGCGCCCAGGGCCGCGCGTTCCGCATCCGCCGGCGCACTAGCCACATCACGGTGGTGGTGGAAAGCCGGCCGGCCAAAGATCAACGGTCGGCGAAATCGTCGCGGGCCCGCCGCACCGAGGCCAGCAAGGCCGCCAGCAAGGTCGGGGCTACGGCGCCGGCCAAGAAAGCGGCCGCCAAAGCGCCCGCCAAGAAGGCACCCGCCAGTTCCGGCGTTAAGAAGACACCCGCAAAGAAAGCGCCCGCCAAGAAGGCGCCCGCCAAGGCTTCTGAGACTTCTGCAGCGAAGGGAGGCTCAGACTAG
- a CDS encoding mycofactocin biosynthesis glycosyltransferase MftF, with protein sequence MTATRLPDGFAVQVDRRVRVLGDGSALLGGSPTRLLRLAPAARGLLCDGRLKVRDEVSAELARILLDATVAHPRPPSGPSHRDVTVVIPVRNNASGLRRLVTSLRGLRVIVVDDGSACPVESDDFVGAHCDIEVLHHPHSKGPAAARNTGLAACTTDFVAFLDSDVTPRRGWLESLLGHFCDPTVALVAPRIVSLVEGENPVARYEALHSSLDLGQREAPVLPHSTVSYVPSAAIVCRSSAIRDVGGFDETMHSGEDVDLCWRLIEAGARLRYEPIALVAHDHRTQLRDWIARKAFYGGSAAPLAVRHPDKTAPLVISGGALMAWILMSIGTGLGRLASLVIAVLTGRRIARAMRCAETSFLDVLAVATRGLWAAALQLASAICRHYWPLALLAAILSRRCRRVVLIAAVVDGVVDWLRRREGADDDAEPIGPLTYLVLKRVDDLAYGAGLWYGVVRERNIGALKPQIRT encoded by the coding sequence ATGACCGCGACCCGACTGCCTGACGGGTTCGCCGTCCAGGTTGACCGTCGCGTGCGAGTGCTTGGCGACGGCTCGGCCCTGCTCGGTGGCTCACCGACCCGGTTGCTGCGGCTGGCTCCCGCCGCACGAGGCCTGCTCTGTGACGGCCGCCTTAAGGTCCGCGACGAGGTCAGCGCGGAGCTGGCCCGCATCCTGCTGGACGCCACGGTGGCGCATCCACGGCCGCCGAGTGGGCCGTCACATCGTGACGTCACCGTCGTTATACCAGTACGGAACAACGCATCTGGTCTGCGGCGTCTGGTGACCTCGTTACGCGGATTACGCGTCATCGTGGTCGACGACGGTTCGGCGTGCCCGGTCGAGTCGGACGACTTTGTCGGCGCACATTGCGACATCGAAGTACTCCACCACCCCCACAGCAAGGGGCCGGCCGCGGCTCGCAACACCGGGCTAGCGGCCTGCACCACCGACTTCGTGGCGTTCCTGGATTCCGACGTGACGCCGCGGCGGGGATGGTTGGAATCCTTACTCGGCCACTTCTGCGATCCCACCGTCGCACTCGTCGCACCTCGCATCGTCAGCTTGGTGGAAGGCGAGAACCCGGTAGCTCGCTATGAGGCCCTGCACTCGTCGTTGGACCTTGGTCAGCGCGAAGCGCCGGTGTTACCGCATAGCACAGTCTCTTACGTGCCGAGCGCCGCCATCGTTTGCCGGAGTTCAGCCATCCGCGACGTCGGCGGCTTCGACGAGACCATGCACTCCGGGGAAGATGTCGACTTGTGCTGGCGGCTCATCGAGGCTGGTGCTCGGCTGCGCTACGAGCCAATTGCGCTGGTCGCCCATGACCATCGGACCCAATTGCGGGACTGGATCGCGCGCAAGGCGTTTTACGGCGGTTCGGCGGCTCCGCTAGCTGTGCGGCACCCGGACAAGACCGCGCCGCTGGTGATTTCGGGCGGGGCGCTGATGGCGTGGATCCTCATGTCGATCGGCACAGGCCTTGGTCGACTGGCGTCGTTGGTGATCGCGGTGCTGACTGGTCGCCGGATCGCCAGGGCCATGCGCTGCGCCGAGACGTCGTTCTTGGATGTGCTTGCCGTCGCCACCCGCGGGTTGTGGGCGGCCGCGCTGCAGCTGGCGTCGGCCATCTGCCGGCACTATTGGCCACTGGCATTGCTCGCGGCCATCCTGTCGCGCCGCTGTAGGCGGGTGGTGTTGATTGCGGCGGTAGTGGACGGTGTGGTGGATTGGCTTCGCCGCAGGGAGGGCGCCGACGATGATGCTGAACCGATTGGGCCGCTGACCTACCTAGTGCTGAAGCGCGTGGACGACTTGGCTTATGGCGCTGGCCTGTGGTACGGGGTGGTGCGCGAACGTAACATCGGCGCGCTCAAGCCGCAGATTCGTACCTAG
- a CDS encoding mycofactocin system creatinine amidohydrolase family protein MftE yields MNSSYHRRVPVVGELGSATSSQLPSTSPSIVIPLGSTEQHGPHLPLDTDTRIATAVARTVTARLHAEDLPIAQEEWLMAPAIAYGASGEHQRFAGTISIGTEALTMLLVEYGRSAACWARRLVFVNGHGGNVGALTRAVGLLRAEGRDAGWCPCTCPGGDPHAGHTETSVLLHLSPADVRTERWRAGNRAPLPVLLPSMRRGGVAAVSETGVLGDPTTATAAEGRRIFAAMVDDCVRRVARWMPQPDGMLT; encoded by the coding sequence GTGAATTCGTCCTACCATCGGCGAGTGCCGGTAGTCGGGGAACTCGGGAGTGCGACGTCGAGCCAGCTACCAAGCACGTCGCCGTCGATAGTGATCCCGCTGGGGTCCACCGAGCAGCACGGTCCCCACCTGCCGTTAGATACCGATACCCGGATCGCGACCGCCGTGGCCCGGACCGTCACCGCGAGGCTGCACGCCGAGGACCTGCCCATTGCTCAGGAGGAATGGCTGATGGCGCCCGCCATTGCCTACGGCGCCAGCGGCGAACACCAGCGTTTCGCTGGAACGATCTCTATCGGCACTGAAGCCCTGACGATGTTGCTCGTGGAGTATGGCAGGTCGGCCGCCTGCTGGGCCCGGCGCCTGGTCTTCGTCAACGGGCACGGCGGCAATGTCGGCGCTTTGACCCGAGCGGTAGGCCTGCTGCGCGCTGAAGGTCGCGACGCCGGATGGTGCCCGTGCACCTGCCCGGGCGGTGACCCCCACGCCGGCCACACCGAAACATCCGTGCTGCTGCATCTTTCGCCGGCCGACGTGCGCACCGAACGGTGGCGCGCGGGTAATCGCGCACCGCTGCCCGTGTTGTTGCCGTCGATGCGCCGAGGCGGGGTCGCGGCCGTGAGCGAGACAGGAGTGCTCGGGGATCCGACCACGGCGACCGCGGCCGAGGGGCGGCGGATCTTCGCGGCGATGGTCGACGACTGTGTGCGCCGAGTCGCCCGGTGGATGCCACAGCCCGACGGGATGTTGACATGA
- the rpsS gene encoding 30S ribosomal protein S19, with translation MPRSLKKGPFVDEHLLKKVDVQNEKNTKQVIKTWSRRSTIIPDFIGHTFAVHDGRKHVPVFVTESMVGHKLGEFAPTRTFKGHIKDDRKSKRR, from the coding sequence ATGCCACGCAGCCTGAAGAAGGGCCCGTTCGTCGACGAGCATCTGCTCAAGAAGGTCGATGTCCAGAACGAGAAGAACACCAAGCAGGTCATCAAGACCTGGTCGCGTCGGTCGACCATCATTCCGGACTTCATCGGCCATACCTTTGCGGTGCACGACGGCCGCAAGCACGTCCCCGTGTTCGTCACCGAATCGATGGTGGGCCACAAACTTGGTGAGTTCGCGCCGACACGCACCTTCAAGGGCCACATTAAAGACGACCGAAAGAGCAAGCGGCGATGA
- the rplW gene encoding 50S ribosomal protein L23, giving the protein MATLADPRDIILAPVISEKSYGLLDDNVYTFLVRPDSNKTQIKIAVEKIFAVKVASVNTANRQGKRKRTRTGYGKRKSTKRAIVTLAPGSRPIDLFGAPA; this is encoded by the coding sequence ATGGCGACGCTCGCTGACCCCCGCGACATCATCCTGGCCCCGGTGATCTCGGAGAAATCCTATGGGTTGCTGGATGACAACGTGTACACGTTTTTGGTGCGCCCGGATTCCAACAAGACGCAGATCAAGATCGCCGTCGAGAAGATTTTTGCCGTCAAGGTCGCATCGGTGAACACCGCGAACCGGCAGGGCAAGCGTAAACGCACCCGGACCGGATACGGCAAGCGCAAGAGCACCAAGCGCGCCATCGTCACCCTGGCGCCGGGCAGCAGGCCGATCGACCTGTTCGGGGCACCGGCCTAG
- the rplC gene encoding 50S ribosomal protein L3 has protein sequence MARKGILGTKLGMTQVFDESNRVVPVTVVKAGPNVVTRIRTPERDGYSAVQLAYGEISPRKVNKPLTGQYTAAGVNPRRYLAELRLDDSDAATEYQVGQELTAEIFADGSYVDVTGTSKGKGFAGTMKRHGFRGQGASHGAQAVHRRPGSIGGCATPARVFKGTRMAGRMGNDRVTVLNLLVHKVDAENGVLLIKGAVPGRTGGLVMVRSAIKRGEK, from the coding sequence ATGGCACGAAAGGGCATTCTCGGTACCAAGCTGGGTATGACGCAGGTATTCGACGAAAGCAACAGAGTAGTACCGGTGACCGTGGTCAAGGCCGGGCCCAACGTGGTAACCCGCATCCGCACGCCCGAACGCGACGGTTATAGCGCCGTGCAGCTGGCCTATGGCGAGATCAGCCCACGCAAGGTCAACAAGCCGCTGACAGGTCAGTACACCGCCGCCGGCGTCAACCCACGCCGATACCTGGCGGAGCTGCGGCTGGACGACTCGGATGCCGCGACCGAGTACCAGGTTGGGCAAGAGTTGACCGCGGAGATCTTCGCCGATGGCAGCTACGTCGATGTGACGGGTACCTCCAAGGGCAAAGGTTTCGCCGGCACCATGAAGCGGCACGGCTTCCGCGGTCAGGGCGCCAGTCACGGTGCCCAGGCGGTGCACCGCCGTCCGGGCTCCATCGGCGGATGTGCCACGCCGGCGCGGGTGTTCAAGGGCACCCGGATGGCCGGGCGGATGGGCAATGACCGGGTGACCGTTCTTAACCTTTTGGTGCATAAGGTCGATGCCGAGAACGGCGTGCTGCTGATCAAGGGTGCGGTTCCTGGCCGCACCGGTGGACTGGTCATGGTCCGCAGTGCGATCAAACGAGGTGAGAAGTGA
- the rplB gene encoding 50S ribosomal protein L2, whose amino-acid sequence MAIRKYKPTTPGRRGASVSDFAEITRSTPEKSLVRPLHGRGGRNAHGRITTRHKGGGHKRAYRMIDFRRNDKDGVNAKVAHIEYDPNRTARIALLHYLDGEKRYIIAPNGLSQGDVVESGANADIKPGNNLPLRNIPAGTLIHAVELRPGGGAKLARSAGSSIQLLGKEASYASLRMPSGEIRRVDVRCRATVGEVGNAEQANINWGKAGRMRWKGKRPSVRGVVMNPVDHPHGGGEGKTSGGRHPVSPWGKPEGRTRNANKSSNKFIVRRRRTGKKHSR is encoded by the coding sequence ATGGCAATTCGCAAGTACAAGCCCACGACGCCTGGTCGTCGCGGCGCCAGCGTATCTGATTTCGCCGAGATCACCCGGTCAACCCCGGAGAAGTCGCTGGTGCGCCCGCTGCACGGTCGCGGTGGACGCAACGCGCATGGCCGGATTACCACCCGGCACAAAGGCGGCGGTCATAAGCGCGCTTACCGGATGATCGACTTTCGCCGCAATGACAAAGATGGTGTCAACGCCAAGGTCGCGCACATCGAGTACGACCCGAACCGTACCGCACGGATTGCGTTGCTCCACTATCTCGATGGGGAGAAGCGCTACATCATTGCACCCAACGGACTTTCGCAAGGGGATGTGGTGGAATCCGGCGCTAACGCCGACATCAAGCCGGGCAACAACCTGCCATTGCGCAACATCCCGGCCGGTACCTTGATCCACGCCGTGGAGCTCCGCCCGGGAGGTGGCGCTAAGCTTGCGCGCTCGGCCGGGTCGAGCATCCAGCTGCTCGGCAAGGAGGCCAGCTACGCGTCGCTGCGTATGCCCAGCGGTGAGATCCGCCGGGTCGACGTCCGCTGCCGCGCGACCGTCGGCGAAGTGGGCAATGCCGAGCAGGCAAACATCAACTGGGGCAAGGCCGGTCGGATGCGGTGGAAGGGCAAGCGCCCGTCGGTCCGGGGCGTGGTGATGAACCCGGTCGACCACCCGCACGGCGGTGGTGAGGGTAAGACCTCCGGCGGCCGTCACCCGGTTAGCCCGTGGGGCAAGCCTGAGGGGCGTACCCGCAATGCGAACAAGTCGAGCAACAAGTTCATCGTCCGACGCCGGCGCACCGGCAAGAAGCACTCGCGTTAG
- the rplP gene encoding 50S ribosomal protein L16 produces the protein MLIPRKVKHRKQHHPRQRGIASGGTTVNFGDYGIQALEHAYVTNRQIESARIAINRHIKRGGKVWINIFPDRPLTKKPAETRMGSGKGSPEWWVANVKPGRVLFELSYPNEGVARAALTRAIHKLPIKARIITREEQF, from the coding sequence ATGTTGATTCCCCGTAAGGTTAAACATCGCAAGCAGCACCATCCTCGCCAGCGCGGCATCGCCAGCGGCGGCACCACGGTGAACTTCGGCGACTACGGCATTCAGGCCCTTGAGCACGCCTATGTCACCAACCGGCAGATCGAATCGGCGCGTATCGCCATCAACCGGCACATCAAGCGTGGCGGCAAGGTTTGGATCAACATCTTCCCTGACCGCCCGCTGACCAAGAAGCCCGCCGAAACCCGCATGGGTTCGGGCAAGGGCTCGCCGGAGTGGTGGGTAGCCAACGTTAAGCCGGGCCGGGTGCTGTTCGAGCTCAGTTACCCCAATGAAGGTGTCGCCCGGGCCGCGCTCACCCGAGCGATCCACAAGCTGCCGATCAAGGCACGCATTATTACTCGAGAGGAGCAGTTCTGA
- a CDS encoding mycofactocin system heme/flavin oxidoreductase MftD (Belongs to the FMN-dependent alpha-hydroxy acid dehydrogenases family.) translates to MAEAWFETVAIAQQRAKRRLPKSVYSSLIAASEKGITVADNVAAFSELGFAPHVIGATDKRDLSTTVMGQEVSLPVIISPTGVQAVDPGGEVAVARAAAARGTVMGLSSFASKPIEEVIAANPKTFFQVYWQGGRDALAERVERARQAGAVGLVVTTDWTFSHGRDWGSPKIPEEMNLKTILRLSPEAITRPRWLWKFAKTLRPPDLRVPNQGRRGEPGPPFFAAYGEWMATPPPTWEDIGWLRELWGGPFMLKGVMRVDDAKRAVDAGVSAISVSNHGGNNLDGTPASIRALPAVSAAVGDQVEVLLDGGIRRGSDVVKAVALGARAVMIGRAYLWGLAANGQAGVENVLDILRGGIDSALMGLGHASVHDLSPADILVPTGFIRDLGVPSRRDV, encoded by the coding sequence GTGGCCGAAGCGTGGTTTGAAACGGTAGCCATCGCGCAGCAACGCGCGAAGCGGAGGCTGCCGAAATCGGTTTACTCGTCCCTGATTGCGGCCAGTGAAAAGGGAATCACGGTCGCCGACAATGTCGCAGCATTCAGCGAGCTCGGGTTCGCGCCGCACGTCATCGGGGCGACAGATAAACGTGACTTGTCGACGACCGTTATGGGGCAAGAAGTTTCGTTGCCAGTGATTATTTCGCCGACCGGTGTTCAGGCGGTCGATCCCGGCGGTGAAGTCGCCGTCGCGCGGGCCGCGGCCGCCCGGGGTACTGTGATGGGATTGTCCTCGTTTGCCAGCAAGCCGATCGAGGAGGTCATTGCCGCCAACCCCAAGACCTTCTTCCAGGTCTACTGGCAGGGCGGGCGCGACGCGCTCGCTGAACGCGTCGAACGGGCGCGGCAGGCCGGCGCGGTCGGCCTGGTCGTCACCACCGACTGGACGTTCTCGCACGGGCGCGACTGGGGCAGCCCCAAGATCCCCGAAGAGATGAACTTGAAGACCATCCTGCGGCTATCCCCGGAGGCGATCACCCGGCCGAGGTGGTTGTGGAAGTTCGCCAAGACGCTACGGCCACCGGACCTACGGGTGCCCAACCAGGGCCGGCGCGGCGAGCCCGGCCCACCGTTCTTCGCAGCCTACGGCGAATGGATGGCAACACCTCCGCCGACCTGGGAAGATATCGGCTGGCTGCGCGAACTGTGGGGCGGACCGTTCATGCTCAAGGGCGTCATGCGGGTCGACGATGCCAAAAGAGCTGTGGATGCCGGGGTTTCGGCGATCTCGGTATCCAACCATGGTGGCAACAATTTGGATGGGACGCCAGCATCGATCCGGGCCCTGCCCGCGGTCTCGGCGGCGGTCGGCGATCAGGTCGAAGTGTTGCTCGACGGCGGCATCCGGCGGGGCAGCGATGTCGTCAAGGCGGTGGCGCTGGGCGCGCGCGCGGTAATGATTGGTCGCGCTTACCTGTGGGGCTTGGCCGCCAACGGCCAAGCCGGGGTCGAGAATGTACTCGACATCCTGCGCGGTGGTATCGACTCGGCTCTGATGGGTCTCGGGCATGCCTCTGTCCATGACCTCAGCCCAGCCGACATCCTCGTTCCCACCGGGTTCATCCGCGACCTGGGTGTGCCCTCCCGACGGGACGTTTAG
- the rpmC gene encoding 50S ribosomal protein L29 produces the protein MAVGVSPGELRELTDEELAERLRESKEELFNLRFQMATGQLNNNRRLRTVRQEIARIYTVLRERELGLATGPDGKES, from the coding sequence ATGGCAGTGGGTGTCTCGCCGGGCGAACTGCGTGAGCTCACCGACGAGGAGCTGGCCGAGCGGTTGCGCGAGTCCAAGGAAGAGTTGTTCAACTTGCGTTTCCAGATGGCGACCGGCCAGCTCAACAATAACCGCCGGCTCCGTACGGTGCGTCAGGAAATCGCGCGCATCTACACCGTGCTGCGCGAACGAGAACTGGGTCTGGCGACTGGGCCCGATGGTAAGGAATCGTGA
- the rplD gene encoding 50S ribosomal protein L4: MAAQEQKTLKIDVKTPAGKVDGAIELPAELFDVPANIALMHQVVTAQRAAARQGTHSTKTRGEVSGGGRKPYRQKGTGRARQGSTRAPQFTGGGVVHGPKPRDYSQRTPKKMIAAALRGALSDRARNGRIHAITELVEGQNPSTKSARAFLASLTERKQVLVVIGRSDEAGAKSVRNLPGVHILAPDQLNTYDVLRADDVVFSVEALNAYIAANTTTSEEVSA, from the coding sequence ATGGCTGCGCAAGAGCAGAAGACACTCAAAATCGACGTCAAGACGCCGGCGGGCAAGGTCGACGGCGCTATCGAGCTGCCGGCCGAGCTGTTCGACGTCCCGGCCAACATCGCGCTGATGCACCAGGTGGTCACCGCCCAGCGGGCGGCGGCACGCCAGGGTACCCACTCGACGAAGACGCGCGGCGAGGTCAGTGGCGGTGGCCGCAAGCCCTACCGGCAGAAGGGGACCGGTCGTGCCCGGCAGGGCTCGACGCGGGCGCCGCAGTTCACCGGCGGTGGCGTGGTACACGGTCCCAAGCCGCGCGACTACAGCCAGCGCACACCCAAGAAGATGATCGCCGCGGCGCTGCGCGGGGCGCTGTCCGACCGGGCCCGCAACGGGCGTATCCACGCGATCACCGAGCTAGTGGAAGGTCAAAACCCGTCGACCAAGAGCGCCAGGGCATTTCTGGCCAGCCTGACAGAACGTAAACAGGTGCTGGTGGTCATCGGGCGCAGCGACGAGGCCGGCGCGAAAAGCGTGCGCAATCTGCCGGGCGTGCACATCCTGGCGCCGGACCAGCTCAACACCTATGACGTGCTGCGTGCCGACGACGTGGTGTTCAGCGTTGAGGCGCTGAATGCCTATATCGCGGCCAACACCACGACGTCCGAGGAGGTTTCGGCCTGA